One region of Vigna angularis cultivar LongXiaoDou No.4 chromosome 10, ASM1680809v1, whole genome shotgun sequence genomic DNA includes:
- the LOC108335208 gene encoding eugenol synthase 1 gives MAAKSKILVLGGTGYLGKFIVKASTEAGHPTFVLVRENTVSNPEKSKLIETFKTSGATLLYGDLSDHESLVKALKEVDVVISAVGGEQIDDQVKLIAAIKQAGNIKRFLPSEFGLDPDRHNAVEPVISYLEGKAKIRRAIEAEEIPYTYVCSNAFAGYWVSTLGQENITAPPRDKVVILGNGNVEGVFVTEEDVGTYTIKAVEDPRTLNKNLYLRPPANFLTFNQLVSLWENKIKSTLEKVYILEEQLLKLIQGSPFPSNFTLALGHSLWVKGDCSNFEIEPSFGVEGSKLYPEVNYTTVDDYLNAFV, from the exons ATGGCAGCGAAGAGCAAAATCCTGGTTCTTGGAGGAACAGGATACCTAGGAAAATTCATAGTTAAGGCGAGCACAGAAGCAGGGCATCCCACGTTTGTGTTGGTCAGAGAGAACACTGTTTCAAATCCTGAAAAGTCTAAACTTATTGAGACCTTCAAGACCTCTGGAGCCACTCTGCTTTAT GGTGATCTAAGTGATCACGAAAGCCTTGTTAAGGCATTGAAGGAAGTTGATGTTGTAATATCTGCAGTGGGTGGAGAGCAGATAGATGATCAAGTGAAGCTCATTGCAGCAATTAAACAAGCTGGAAACATCAAG AGGTTCCTCCCATCGGAATTCGGGCTTGATCCGGACCGTCACAATGCAGTTGAGCCAGTGATTAGCTATCTTGAGGGAAAAGCGAAAATCAGAAGGGCAATTGAAGCTGAAGAAATCCCTTACACGTATGTCTGTTCAAATGCCTTTGCTGGTTACTGGGTGTCTACACTGGGACAAGAAAATATCACAGCCCCTCCTCGGGACAAGGTTGTCATTCTAGGAAATGGAAACGTCGAAG GTGTTTTTGTGACTGAGGAAGACGTTGGAACTTACACCATTAAAGCAGTGGAGGATCCAAGAACCTTGAACAAAAATCTATACCTCAGACCCCCTGCAAATTTTTTGACCTTCAACCAGTTGGTGTCCTTGTGGGAGAACAAGATTAAGAGTACCCTTGAAAAAGTCTACATCCTAGAAGAACAACTTCTTAAGCTCATCCAGG GGTCTCCTTTCCCTTCTAACTTTACGTTAGCATTAGGCCACTCATTGTGGGTAAAGGGAGATTGTTCAAACTTTGAGATAGAGCCTTCTTTCGGAGTGGAAGGTTCTAAACTTTATCCTGAGGTTAACTACACCACGGTGGATGATTATTTGAACGCGTTTGTCTGA